TGCGGCAGCCGGGCTTGACTTGCAGGCCGGCGAAATATGCGTGGTGCCGCGCCGTCCACAGGCGCGTGCGCTCTTCAGGCGTCTCGGCCCATTCGAATGCCAAGCCGCCGTTGTCGTCGGCGATCTGCTGCACCGTCTCGATCTGCTCCTTCACGCCGGCGGGCGTGCCGTGGAACTCCATCAGCAGCATCGCGCCCTCGCGCAGGCTCAGCTTGTCGTGGCGATTGACGGCGCGCACGGCATTGGCGTCGAGCAGCTCGCAACGGGCGATCGGCACGCCGATCTGGATGATCTGGATGGTCGCCTGCACCGCCGCCGCGATGCTGGGAAAGCTGCAGACCGCCGCCGACACAGCCTCCGGCTGCGGATACAGCTTCAGCGTGACCTCGGTGATGACGCCCAGCGTGCCTTCGCTGCCCACCATCAGGCGCGTCAGGTCGTAGCCGGCGCTGCTCTTCTTGGCCCGGGTACCGGTGCGGATGACCTCGCCGCTGGCCGTGACGACCTCCAGCCCGAGCACATTCTCGCGCATCGTCCCGTACCGCACGGCGTTCGTGCCGCTTGCTCGCGTGGCGCACATGCCCCCGATGCTGGCGTCGGCGCCGGGATCGATCGGGAAGAACAGGCCCGAGTGGCGGATCTCGTTGTTGAGCTGGGTGCGGGTCACGCCGGGCTGGACCGTCACCGTCAGATCTTCGGACTGCAGCGCAATGACGCGGTTCATGCGCGACAGGTCGATGCTGACACCGCCTTGCACAGCCAGCAGATGGCCTTCCAGCGATGAACCGGCGCCGTACGGAATGACCGGCACGGCGTGCTGGTCGGCGAGCTTGACGATTGCGGCGACGTCCTCGGTGCTTTCGCAGAACACCACCACCTCGGGCGGTGGCACGTCGTACGGCGATTCATCGCGGCCATGCTGCTCGCGCACTGCAAGCGCCGTGGAGCAGCGCTCGCCGAAGCGAGCCTTCAGCGCCTCGAGCATCGCCGCCGGCACCGGGCGCGGCTCGATCCTGGGCAGCAGTTCGGTGGCAAGCGGTGCGTTCATGGCGGACTCCTGGGGTGCGGTTCCATTGTAGGGAGCGGCCCGAGGACCTAGCATGCGCCATGGCAAACCGACTGACGCAGATCGCCACCCGCACTGGCGACGACGGCACGACCGGCCTGGGCAACGGCGAGCGAGTTCCCAAGGACCATCTCCGCGTGCAGGCCATGGGCGATGTCGACGAGCTCAACTCCCACCTTGGCGTGCTGCTCGCGGAGCGGCTGCCCGACGATGTGCGCGAGCTGCTGGTGGTCGTGCAGCACGAGCTGTTCAACCTCGGAGGTGAGCTGTCGATGCCGGGTTTCGAGCTGCTGAAGGGGGACGCGGTGCTGCGACTCGACGAGGCCCTGGCCCGGCACAACGCCGACCTGCC
The Piscinibacter sp. XHJ-5 DNA segment above includes these coding regions:
- a CDS encoding FAD-linked oxidase C-terminal domain-containing protein: MNAPLATELLPRIEPRPVPAAMLEALKARFGERCSTALAVREQHGRDESPYDVPPPEVVVFCESTEDVAAIVKLADQHAVPVIPYGAGSSLEGHLLAVQGGVSIDLSRMNRVIALQSEDLTVTVQPGVTRTQLNNEIRHSGLFFPIDPGADASIGGMCATRASGTNAVRYGTMRENVLGLEVVTASGEVIRTGTRAKKSSAGYDLTRLMVGSEGTLGVITEVTLKLYPQPEAVSAAVCSFPSIAAAVQATIQIIQIGVPIARCELLDANAVRAVNRHDKLSLREGAMLLMEFHGTPAGVKEQIETVQQIADDNGGLAFEWAETPEERTRLWTARHHAYFAGLQVKPGCRTVTTDTCVPISRLADCLLDTVAEADGSGLPYYIVGHVGDGNFHVAYLIDPNVPQERETAERLNLQLVTRALGLDGTCTGEHGIGLHKMAFLVTEAGAGAVAAMRTIKHALDPKNIMNPGKIFAA
- a CDS encoding cob(I)yrinic acid a,c-diamide adenosyltransferase, with protein sequence MANRLTQIATRTGDDGTTGLGNGERVPKDHLRVQAMGDVDELNSHLGVLLAERLPDDVRELLVVVQHELFNLGGELSMPGFELLKGDAVLRLDEALARHNADLPRLKEFILPAGTRSAAIAHVARTVARRAERAVVALAAHESVNAAPRQYLNRLSDLLFVLARVLNRANLDGLGGDDVYWQSERLKGQEE